Proteins encoded by one window of Streptomyces sp. ALI-76-A:
- a CDS encoding sugar ABC transporter substrate-binding protein, with amino-acid sequence MRSVRAAAVGAVTLSLALAASACGGGSSTGGGSDDSPKTLTYWASNQGASIEVDKKVLRPELDKFEKQTGIEVKLEVVPWSDLLNRILTATTSGQGPDVLNIGNTWSASLQATGGLLPWDEKNFAAIGGKDRFVASALGSTGARGQDPAAVPLYSMAYALYYNKQLFADAGITKPPATWDELVAAGKKLSKDGTWGLGTEGSNASENVHHAFVFAKQHGADFFTADGRPDFTSDGAVAGVKQYVDLMAKDKVIAPGNAEYAQNQSVSDFAKGRTAMLLWQSASANLTSQGMSEDAYGIAPVPVRSGTPGTGTAVNSMVAGINLAVFKNTDNLDGARKFVKFMTSDEEQKILNTAYSSIPPVKSAQSDAAFTTPANAVLKDTLAGSAAALPQVADESQFETAVGTAVKELFADAAGGRPVTTESVKAALEKAQQQMPAK; translated from the coding sequence ATGCGCAGTGTCCGAGCCGCGGCCGTAGGCGCCGTCACCCTGTCTCTCGCCCTGGCCGCGTCGGCCTGCGGAGGCGGTTCGTCGACGGGCGGCGGGTCCGACGACTCGCCGAAGACGCTCACCTACTGGGCCTCGAACCAGGGTGCGAGCATCGAGGTCGACAAGAAGGTCCTCCGACCCGAACTCGACAAGTTCGAGAAGCAGACGGGCATCGAGGTCAAACTGGAGGTCGTGCCCTGGTCGGATCTGCTGAACCGGATCCTCACCGCGACCACCTCCGGCCAGGGCCCCGACGTGCTGAACATCGGCAACACCTGGAGCGCCTCGTTGCAGGCCACGGGCGGTCTGCTGCCGTGGGACGAGAAGAACTTCGCCGCGATCGGCGGCAAGGACCGCTTCGTCGCCTCCGCTCTCGGCTCGACCGGAGCGCGGGGCCAGGACCCGGCCGCCGTCCCGCTCTACTCGATGGCGTACGCGCTCTACTACAACAAGCAGCTGTTCGCCGACGCCGGCATCACGAAACCCCCGGCCACCTGGGACGAACTGGTCGCCGCCGGCAAGAAGCTGTCGAAGGACGGCACCTGGGGCCTGGGCACCGAGGGCTCCAACGCCTCGGAGAACGTCCACCACGCCTTCGTCTTCGCCAAGCAGCACGGCGCCGACTTCTTCACCGCCGACGGCAGGCCCGACTTCACCAGCGACGGCGCCGTCGCCGGCGTCAAGCAGTACGTCGACCTGATGGCCAAGGACAAGGTCATCGCGCCGGGCAACGCCGAGTACGCCCAGAACCAGTCCGTCAGCGACTTCGCCAAGGGCAGGACGGCGATGCTGCTGTGGCAGTCCGCGTCCGCCAACCTCACGTCCCAGGGCATGAGCGAGGACGCCTACGGCATCGCTCCCGTGCCCGTGCGGTCCGGTACTCCGGGAACCGGCACGGCGGTCAACTCCATGGTCGCGGGCATCAACCTGGCCGTCTTCAAGAACACCGACAACCTCGACGGCGCCAGGAAGTTCGTGAAGTTCATGACGAGCGACGAGGAACAGAAGATCCTCAACACGGCGTACAGCTCCATCCCGCCGGTGAAGAGCGCGCAGTCGGACGCCGCCTTCACCACCCCGGCGAACGCCGTGCTGAAGGACACCCTGGCCGGGAGCGCCGCCGCGCTGCCGCAGGTCGCCGACGAGTCCCAGTTCGAGACGGCCGTCGGTACGGCCGTCAAGGAGCTGTTCGCCGACGCCGCCGGCGGACGCCCGGTGACGACGGAGTCGGTGAAGGCGGCCCTGGAGAAGGCCCAGCAGCAGATGCCGGCGAAGTGA